One Prolixibacteraceae bacterium DNA segment encodes these proteins:
- a CDS encoding 30S ribosomal protein S16, giving the protein MPVKIRLARHGRKRNAYYYIVVANSRAPRDGKFIERIGSYNPNTNPATIELDFDKALNWMLKGAQPTDTARSILSEEGVLYKKHVIGGVKKGAFDEATAEAKFEAWKAAKAVKQQAKKDALTAAKDSVKADSLAKEAEIKEARTQELAKKKADAAAEAAAAAAEAEVAPEADADTAEA; this is encoded by the coding sequence ATGCCAGTTAAAATTCGTTTAGCACGACACGGTCGTAAAAGAAATGCCTATTACTACATTGTTGTAGCTAATAGCAGGGCACCACGTGATGGTAAGTTCATTGAAAGAATTGGATCATATAATCCAAATACTAATCCTGCTACCATCGAGCTTGATTTCGATAAAGCTCTAAACTGGATGCTAAAGGGAGCTCAACCTACTGACACTGCAAGATCAATCCTTTCTGAGGAGGGTGTTCTTTACAAGAAACACGTTATTGGTGGTGTGAAAAAAGGAGCATTTGATGAAGCTACTGCTGAAGCTAAATTCGAAGCATGGAAAGCAGCTAAAGCTGTGAAACAACAAGCTAAGAAAGACGCTCTAACTGCAGCTAAAGACTCTGTTAAAGCAGATTCATTGGCTAAAGAAGCTGAAATCAAAGAAGCTCGTACACAAGAGTTAGCTAAGAAGAAAGCAGATGCTGCTGCTGAAGCTGCTGCTGCTGCTGCTGAAGCAGAAGTTGCACCAGAAGCAGATGCAGATACTGCTGAAGCTTAA
- a CDS encoding RecX family transcriptional regulator, protein MKTYTKEQALNRAAALCSRTEKCSFDIQKKLIQWGIEETDANEIIDRLIVEKFLDDERFVRYYVKDKMTFNGWGKQKIWFHLQQKRMPQSTFETVWEEMDKESYNEKLISLLQKKQKSLKTDDPWEIKQKLMRYAAGRGFQIDEIYRALDAVEDDDEELGAL, encoded by the coding sequence ATGAAAACTTACACAAAAGAACAAGCTTTGAATAGAGCGGCAGCACTATGTAGTAGAACTGAAAAATGCAGCTTCGATATTCAAAAGAAACTGATACAATGGGGAATTGAAGAGACTGATGCGAACGAAATTATTGACAGACTTATAGTTGAAAAATTTTTGGATGATGAGAGGTTCGTTCGTTACTATGTAAAAGACAAGATGACTTTTAATGGATGGGGGAAACAGAAGATTTGGTTTCATCTTCAACAAAAACGTATGCCTCAGTCTACTTTTGAAACGGTATGGGAAGAGATGGATAAAGAATCCTATAATGAGAAACTAATCTCGCTGTTACAAAAGAAACAAAAAAGTTTAAAAACAGATGATCCATGGGAGATAAAGCAAAAACTAATGCGATATGCCGCAGGTCGTGGTTTTCAAATAGATGAGATCTATCGAGCACTTGATGCCGTAGAAGATGATGATGAAGAGCTTGGGGCATTGTAG
- the prmC gene encoding peptide chain release factor N(5)-glutamine methyltransferase: MKEVLNSLQRSLASHYDVYEAQNMMKILAIHLLDITSIEWFTKDFTSPSQEQWNSLKSAVERLLDDEPLQYIIGEADFYGLTFRVNPSVLIPRPETEELIEWIIQEVHQHQSILDIGTGSGCIPITLKKNIPNSKVTSIDFSEEALQVATENALKNEVEVELKHDNALNISTEIKSRKWDIVVSNPPYIRQSEKVEMRDNVLLHEPDMALFVSNEDPLIFYREIAKYAYDHLNNEGLLFFEINQYLGDDTVHLLKRIGFKDITLRKDLSGNDRMIKAVYKK, translated from the coding sequence ATGAAAGAGGTACTCAATTCACTACAAAGATCATTGGCATCACATTACGATGTTTACGAAGCACAAAATATGATGAAAATATTGGCGATTCATCTCCTTGACATCACGTCTATTGAGTGGTTTACAAAAGATTTTACCTCTCCATCACAAGAGCAATGGAACTCACTTAAAAGTGCAGTCGAAAGACTTCTAGATGATGAACCTTTACAATATATTATTGGAGAAGCAGACTTCTATGGACTAACATTTCGTGTGAATCCTTCTGTACTTATACCACGACCAGAGACAGAGGAACTAATTGAATGGATTATTCAAGAGGTGCACCAACATCAGTCTATCCTAGACATTGGAACAGGTAGTGGATGTATCCCTATTACCCTAAAAAAGAATATCCCAAACTCGAAAGTAACCTCCATTGATTTTTCGGAAGAAGCGTTACAAGTTGCGACTGAGAATGCCCTTAAAAATGAGGTAGAGGTGGAATTAAAGCATGACAATGCACTGAATATTTCCACCGAAATTAAGAGTCGAAAATGGGATATTGTTGTTAGCAATCCTCCTTATATTAGACAAAGTGAAAAGGTAGAAATGAGAGATAATGTATTGCTACATGAACCAGATATGGCCCTTTTTGTAAGCAATGAAGACCCTCTCATATTCTACAGAGAAATTGCAAAATATGCATATGACCATTTGAATAATGAAGGCCTATTGTTCTTTGAGATAAATCAATATCTTGGTGATGATACAGTTCATCTACTAAAGCGTATTGGTTTCAAAGATATTACATTGAGAAAAGATTTATCAGGGAACGACCGTATGATTAAAGCCGTTTATAAAAAATAG
- the ribD gene encoding bifunctional diaminohydroxyphosphoribosylaminopyrimidine deaminase/5-amino-6-(5-phosphoribosylamino)uracil reductase RibD, giving the protein MEYPFKVASRYMHRAIELARLGMSRVAPNPMVGAVVVYHDMIIGEGFHQRFGEAHAEVNAINAVKDKSLLKDATIYVTLEPCAHYGKTPPCAELIIKSGIPRVVVGVTDPFAKVKGKGIQMMKDAGIQVVESFCEPLCYQLNRRFFTFHRHKRPYIILKWAQTLDGFMDIDRTKEYYGQPTWITNELSKVAVHKTRVDEDAIMVGTQTAVKDNPSLTVREWAQDKHPLRVLLDLNSRVPRTQALFDGAIPTVIYTYTEESSLPNTTFVSIDKTKGLWQQILSDLHERNIQSLIVEGGPTTLQSLIKESLWDEARVFLGHGFFQSGVRAPEFPGTMVSRDYLDDSSLIVLRREIDNHENL; this is encoded by the coding sequence ATGGAATATCCTTTTAAAGTTGCATCGAGATATATGCATCGTGCCATTGAGTTGGCACGTCTAGGAATGAGTCGTGTTGCTCCAAACCCTATGGTAGGAGCAGTTGTTGTTTATCATGATATGATTATTGGAGAGGGTTTTCATCAGAGGTTTGGAGAAGCCCATGCTGAAGTCAATGCAATTAATGCAGTAAAGGATAAGTCCTTACTGAAAGATGCCACCATATATGTTACGTTAGAGCCTTGTGCTCATTATGGAAAAACACCTCCATGTGCAGAACTTATTATAAAGAGCGGTATTCCTAGAGTCGTTGTTGGGGTAACAGATCCCTTTGCTAAGGTAAAAGGTAAAGGAATTCAAATGATGAAAGATGCCGGCATACAAGTTGTTGAGTCTTTTTGTGAACCATTGTGTTACCAGCTGAATAGACGTTTCTTTACATTTCATAGACACAAAAGACCATATATCATATTAAAATGGGCTCAGACACTAGATGGTTTTATGGATATTGATCGGACTAAAGAGTATTATGGTCAACCAACTTGGATAACGAATGAGTTGTCTAAAGTGGCCGTTCATAAGACCAGGGTTGACGAAGATGCTATTATGGTTGGTACCCAGACTGCTGTGAAAGATAATCCATCTTTGACTGTTCGAGAATGGGCACAAGATAAGCATCCTCTTCGTGTTTTACTAGATCTAAATAGTCGTGTTCCTAGAACACAAGCTCTTTTTGATGGAGCAATCCCAACAGTAATCTACACCTATACCGAAGAATCATCTCTCCCAAATACAACGTTTGTTTCAATTGATAAAACCAAAGGTTTGTGGCAACAAATACTCTCTGATCTTCATGAAAGAAATATTCAATCTTTAATAGTAGAGGGAGGCCCTACGACACTGCAGTCTTTAATCAAAGAGTCCCTTTGGGATGAAGCAAGAGTCTTTTTAGGGCATGGCTTTTTTCAGTCAGGAGTGCGTGCACCCGAGTTTCCTGGAACGATGGTTAGTCGTGATTATCTTGATGATTCTAGTTTAATTGTTTTGCGTAGAGAAATAGACAACCATGAAAACTTGTAG
- a CDS encoding polyprenol monophosphomannose synthase: MIRYVMNLEHDFHILIIDDGSPDGTGQIVTNMLDEFKDRLFIEHRSGKLGLGTAYIHGFKWSLKHNYQYIYEMDADFSHNPDDLIRLRQKCVDGADLAIGSRYISGINVINWPLGRVLMSYGASMYVRLITRMPIMDATAGFKCYKKEVLEKIPFDKIRMKGYGFQIELKFTSWKYGFNVQEVPIIFTDRQEGTSKMSGGIFGEAFFGVMKMKFRSFFRKYK; the protein is encoded by the coding sequence ATGATTCGTTATGTCATGAATCTCGAACATGATTTTCATATACTAATTATTGATGATGGTTCTCCTGATGGCACAGGACAAATTGTTACGAATATGTTGGATGAGTTCAAAGACCGTCTCTTTATTGAACATCGCTCGGGTAAACTAGGACTAGGTACAGCATATATCCATGGTTTTAAGTGGTCTCTAAAACACAATTATCAGTATATATACGAAATGGATGCGGACTTTTCTCACAATCCAGACGATTTGATCAGACTACGACAAAAATGTGTGGACGGTGCGGATCTAGCAATTGGTTCTAGATATATATCCGGCATTAATGTGATCAATTGGCCATTAGGAAGAGTATTAATGTCTTATGGCGCTTCAATGTATGTAAGATTGATAACAAGAATGCCTATAATGGATGCTACAGCAGGATTTAAATGCTATAAAAAAGAAGTGCTTGAGAAAATACCTTTCGATAAAATACGCATGAAGGGCTATGGCTTTCAAATTGAGTTGAAATTCACTTCATGGAAATATGGTTTTAATGTACAAGAAGTTCCTATCATATTTACCGATAGACAAGAAGGAACTTCTAAGATGAGTGGTGGTATTTTTGGCGAAGCTTTTTTTGGTGTTATGAAGATGAAATTTCGAAGCTTTTTTCGCAAGTATAAATAG
- the pnp gene encoding polyribonucleotide nucleotidyltransferase — MIQPVVKTIDLGDGREISIETGKLAKQADGSVVVRMGDTMLLATVVSSTEAKDDVDFMPLTVDYREKFSAAGRFPGGFTKREGRPSDDEILVARLVDRALRPLFPSDYHAETAVMISLLSVGEGDMPDALAGLAASAALAVSDVPFETYISEARVARIGGSFVINPTYDQLQEADLDIMVGATYDNIMMVEGEMDEVSEKEMLDAIKFAHQSIRLQCTAQAELAETLSVVKREFCHEQSDEALLALVNEQCYSKCYEVASRGLADKHKRSQLFSEIKEEFVSSYTEGKEDSEINNFLINKYFHDVHKDAVRRCILDEGQRLDGRKTTEIRPIWGEVDYLPRVHGSAVFTRGETQSLTSVTLGTKSDEKIIDNATLQSRERFLLHYNFPPFCTGEARTPRGISRREIGHGNLAYRALKGMIPKDYPYVVRVISDVLESNGSSSMATVCAGTMALMDAGVQIKKPVTGIAMGLITDNEKFAVLSDILGDEDHLGDMDFKVTGTKDGITATQMDIKVDGLPYEVLEQALEQARQGRLHIMGKVEEVISEVRDDYKPFVPRIVKMTVPKDMIGAIIGPGGKIIQQIQEETQSVISIEEKDGHGIVEISATNKETIEAAVARIKGIVAVPEVGEVYKGKVKSIVAFGAFIEIIPGKDGLLHISEIDWSRHETMDGLMKEGDIIEVKLVEVDSKTGKLKLSRKALLPKPEGYKERPPRNNREGGNRRENGGNRRPKN, encoded by the coding sequence ATGATTCAACCTGTAGTTAAAACAATCGATCTAGGCGATGGAAGAGAGATCTCTATCGAGACTGGAAAACTGGCAAAGCAAGCCGATGGATCGGTTGTAGTAAGAATGGGTGATACAATGTTATTGGCAACAGTAGTTTCTTCTACTGAGGCAAAAGATGATGTTGATTTCATGCCACTTACGGTAGATTACCGTGAGAAATTTTCTGCGGCAGGACGCTTTCCTGGAGGTTTTACCAAGAGAGAAGGACGTCCATCAGACGACGAAATTCTAGTTGCTCGTTTGGTTGACCGTGCTTTACGTCCGCTTTTCCCAAGCGATTATCATGCAGAGACAGCAGTAATGATCTCTCTTCTTTCAGTAGGAGAGGGTGATATGCCAGATGCCCTTGCGGGATTGGCTGCATCAGCAGCTTTGGCAGTTTCAGACGTTCCGTTTGAAACATATATTTCTGAAGCTCGTGTGGCTCGTATTGGAGGATCATTTGTGATCAATCCAACCTATGATCAATTGCAAGAGGCAGATCTAGATATTATGGTGGGTGCAACTTACGATAACATCATGATGGTAGAGGGTGAAATGGATGAGGTGTCTGAAAAAGAGATGCTTGATGCAATTAAATTTGCCCACCAATCCATTCGTTTGCAATGTACTGCACAAGCAGAACTAGCAGAAACATTAAGTGTAGTAAAACGTGAGTTTTGTCACGAACAGTCTGACGAAGCCCTTCTTGCATTGGTTAATGAGCAGTGTTATAGCAAATGCTATGAGGTAGCCTCAAGAGGACTTGCAGATAAGCATAAGCGTAGTCAATTGTTTTCTGAGATCAAAGAAGAGTTTGTTTCTTCTTACACAGAAGGTAAAGAAGATAGTGAAATTAATAATTTCCTTATCAATAAATACTTTCACGATGTTCATAAAGATGCAGTTCGTAGATGTATTTTAGATGAAGGCCAACGTTTAGATGGTAGAAAAACTACTGAGATCCGTCCTATTTGGGGAGAAGTAGATTATTTACCACGTGTACACGGTTCGGCTGTCTTCACTCGTGGAGAAACACAGTCTCTAACTTCTGTTACTTTGGGAACAAAGTCTGACGAGAAGATTATTGACAATGCAACTCTTCAAAGTAGAGAGCGTTTCTTATTGCACTATAATTTCCCTCCATTCTGTACTGGTGAGGCTCGTACCCCAAGAGGTATATCTCGTCGTGAGATTGGTCATGGTAATTTAGCTTATCGTGCCTTAAAAGGAATGATCCCTAAAGATTATCCATATGTTGTACGTGTTATTTCAGACGTACTTGAATCGAATGGATCGTCGTCTATGGCAACTGTATGTGCTGGAACAATGGCACTAATGGATGCAGGTGTTCAGATCAAAAAGCCTGTTACAGGTATTGCGATGGGATTGATCACAGACAACGAGAAATTTGCTGTTCTTTCAGATATTCTTGGTGATGAAGATCACCTAGGAGACATGGACTTTAAAGTTACAGGGACAAAAGATGGTATTACAGCTACTCAGATGGATATCAAAGTAGATGGTTTACCATACGAAGTTCTTGAACAAGCTCTTGAGCAAGCACGTCAGGGACGTCTTCATATCATGGGTAAAGTGGAAGAGGTAATTTCTGAAGTACGCGACGATTACAAACCTTTCGTTCCACGTATTGTGAAGATGACTGTACCAAAAGATATGATTGGTGCGATCATTGGACCTGGTGGAAAGATCATCCAACAGATTCAAGAAGAGACACAATCAGTAATCTCTATTGAAGAAAAAGATGGACACGGTATTGTTGAGATTTCAGCTACAAACAAAGAGACTATTGAAGCTGCAGTAGCACGTATCAAAGGTATTGTTGCCGTTCCTGAAGTTGGAGAAGTATACAAAGGAAAAGTAAAATCAATTGTTGCATTTGGTGCATTTATTGAGATTATTCCTGGAAAAGATGGTCTTCTACACATTTCTGAGATCGACTGGTCACGTCATGAGACCATGGATGGTCTAATGAAAGAAGGAGATATTATTGAGGTTAAGCTTGTGGAGGTAGATAGCAAAACAGGAAAGCTAAAACTTTCTCGTAAAGCACTTCTTCCAAAACCAGAAGGTTATAAAGAGCGCCCACCACGTAACAATAGAGAAGGTGGTAACCGCAGAGAAAATGGTGGCAATCGCCGCCCTAAGAATTAA
- the rpsO gene encoding 30S ribosomal protein S15, with protein sequence MYLTSEKKQEIFAKHGEKATNTGSAEGQIALFTFRIAHLTEHLKKNRKDFSTQHALIKLVGKRRSLLDYLKKKDIERYRAIIKELNLRK encoded by the coding sequence ATGTATTTAACTTCAGAAAAGAAACAAGAAATTTTTGCTAAACACGGAGAGAAAGCAACAAACACAGGTTCTGCAGAAGGACAAATTGCGTTGTTTACATTCCGTATTGCTCACCTTACTGAGCACTTGAAAAAAAACCGCAAAGATTTCTCTACACAACATGCACTAATTAAGTTGGTAGGTAAGCGTCGTAGCTTGCTTGACTATCTAAAGAAAAAAGATATCGAGCGTTACCGTGCGATTATCAAAGAACTTAACTTGCGTAAATAA
- a CDS encoding NAD-binding protein, which produces MNQFKHKSTKTLRIGISIFMLILTFGIVGYEVIEDYSFVDALYMTIITISTVGFGEIKPLSEMGRLFTSGLILMSLGNLAYLGTSVVTFIVEGELFEYIKNNRVNKRIHKLTNHVIVCGFGRNGEQACLELLDHNQEFVIIEKRDNVIDHVKEHPELLYIKGDATHEEVLISAGIDRAKALIATTPNDADNVFVVLTAREMNPNIKIISRASERGSDMKLKRAGANNVIMPERMGGQRMSKLVMQPDVVEFMEYVLLQSNKDVSLEEIGCNYMCPSFEGKSIEELKNVDRSGVNIVGIKQRSGKYIFNPQNNDVIQRTDKVFILGSIIQVGQFKKTLERGK; this is translated from the coding sequence ATGAATCAATTTAAACATAAATCAACCAAAACTTTACGTATTGGAATCTCCATATTTATGCTAATACTAACTTTTGGAATTGTTGGATATGAAGTTATTGAAGATTACTCTTTTGTTGATGCACTTTACATGACGATCATAACGATATCTACAGTAGGCTTTGGAGAGATCAAACCTTTAAGCGAGATGGGTCGTCTATTTACTTCTGGGTTGATACTTATGTCATTGGGTAATTTGGCATATTTAGGTACATCAGTAGTAACATTTATTGTCGAAGGAGAACTTTTTGAATACATTAAAAATAATAGAGTGAATAAACGCATACATAAACTTACGAACCATGTGATTGTTTGTGGTTTCGGTCGTAATGGAGAACAAGCATGTTTAGAGCTACTAGATCATAATCAAGAGTTTGTAATCATTGAGAAGCGAGATAATGTTATTGATCATGTAAAGGAACATCCCGAACTTTTATACATAAAAGGAGATGCGACGCACGAAGAAGTGCTAATATCTGCAGGTATAGATAGAGCCAAAGCCCTTATTGCAACGACGCCCAACGATGCAGACAATGTATTTGTTGTTTTAACGGCAAGAGAGATGAATCCCAATATAAAAATTATCAGTAGGGCATCTGAACGAGGATCTGATATGAAACTCAAAAGAGCTGGAGCGAACAACGTAATTATGCCTGAAAGAATGGGAGGCCAACGAATGAGTAAGTTGGTAATGCAACCAGATGTCGTAGAATTTATGGAATATGTGTTACTCCAAAGTAACAAAGATGTCTCTCTAGAGGAGATTGGTTGTAATTATATGTGCCCATCATTTGAAGGAAAGAGCATAGAGGAGTTAAAAAATGTTGATCGTTCAGGAGTAAATATTGTAGGTATAAAACAGAGAAGTGGTAAATATATCTTCAATCCTCAAAATAACGATGTAATACAGAGAACAGACAAAGTGTTTATTTTAGGTTCAATAATACAAGTAGGACAATTTAAGAAGACCTTAGAAAGAGGGAAATAG
- a CDS encoding DUF2851 family protein, protein MKISEHHIQLAWQYRLFHYKNLRTTCNKPIEILHPGYINKDSGPDFFQARIRIDSTLWVGNVEIHNRSSEWYEHNHHKDSSYENVILHVVLKEDRKVLHRWGEPIPCLAIVLLPKFTDKLDSWQACNNWLRCDISPDKISAVHFHFILQRHAISRIEEKSQAMIHMLEWSLNDWQHVFYYLLARSFGFRINSDAMEQLARSVPLKILYKERSSLQRLEALYFGQSGLLPTKGDSTWEKGLIEEYKFLQNKYELKPLNRGMWKFMRTRPYNFPTLRIAQFVSLLSSSTHLLSQTVEKTKVSELEAMYQVTPSEYWLRHFRFGKQGAVKSKKLSKNSMNSIVINTIIPFMMVYGDRLNRQEWKEKGIRWLESITYEKNFISKTWSDRGFKLKHAMDSQALISLHHHYCSKHRCLECDIGQILFKNLGR, encoded by the coding sequence ATGAAGATATCAGAACATCACATACAGTTGGCATGGCAGTATAGACTTTTTCATTATAAAAATCTTAGAACTACTTGTAATAAACCCATAGAGATACTACATCCTGGTTATATAAATAAAGATTCTGGTCCAGATTTTTTTCAAGCTCGTATACGAATAGATAGCACCTTATGGGTCGGAAATGTTGAAATACATAACAGATCCTCCGAATGGTATGAGCATAATCATCATAAGGATTCATCATACGAAAATGTTATCCTTCATGTTGTGTTAAAAGAGGATCGAAAAGTTTTGCATAGATGGGGAGAACCGATTCCATGTTTAGCCATTGTGTTGCTACCCAAATTTACCGATAAACTAGATTCATGGCAAGCTTGTAACAATTGGTTGAGATGTGATATTTCTCCCGACAAAATTTCTGCAGTCCACTTTCACTTTATTCTTCAGCGACATGCTATTTCACGAATTGAGGAGAAATCCCAAGCAATGATTCATATGCTGGAATGGAGTCTTAATGATTGGCAACATGTGTTCTATTATCTTCTCGCAAGAAGTTTTGGGTTTAGAATTAATAGCGATGCTATGGAGCAGTTGGCAAGATCAGTACCACTTAAAATACTATATAAAGAGCGTAGCAGTCTTCAAAGATTGGAAGCCCTATATTTTGGACAATCAGGACTTCTTCCAACGAAAGGAGATAGTACATGGGAAAAAGGGTTGATAGAGGAGTATAAATTTCTTCAAAACAAATATGAATTGAAGCCGCTAAATAGAGGAATGTGGAAATTTATGCGGACTCGTCCATATAATTTTCCAACCTTAAGAATTGCTCAGTTTGTTTCACTGCTATCTAGCTCTACCCATTTGCTCTCACAGACAGTAGAGAAGACGAAAGTTTCCGAATTAGAAGCAATGTATCAAGTGACCCCTTCAGAATATTGGCTTCGTCATTTCCGGTTTGGTAAGCAGGGAGCAGTAAAAAGTAAAAAATTAAGCAAAAACTCAATGAATAGTATTGTAATAAATACAATCATTCCATTCATGATGGTTTATGGAGATCGGCTGAATAGACAGGAGTGGAAAGAGAAAGGAATACGATGGCTTGAATCGATAACATATGAAAAAAATTTCATCAGCAAAACATGGAGTGACCGAGGTTTTAAGTTAAAACATGCAATGGACTCTCAAGCACTCATATCTCTTCATCACCACTACTGTTCAAAACACAGGTGTCTAGAATGTGATATTGGTCAGATATTATTCAAAAATTTAGGTCGGTAA
- a CDS encoding insulinase family protein, protein MSNFRTKAPSHKPVSRIDLPNVETKSLKNGTLLHNLVAGEQDLIKIDVMFHAGLKAAGKPLQSSMTAKMLTEGTTDFTAQQLAEQLDYYGAYLHITPGYDYSVLSFLTLSKHLEPLLPSLESVIHNPIFPQKEFDILKTKRLHKFAEDSQKVSVMAQRRFFRMLMGKDHPYAPFEDIDVYNHISREDLISFHQENYRPNDLNLIVCGKANEESVDRIGSLFGNTSWEKTSLSTNQSSAFNPTFGTEKIEKKGASQNAIAMGIPLPNKMGDDYFKLRFLITALGGYFGSRLNMNIREDKGYTYGIRASYLSFQAGGAMFIFSEVGSHVCTPALEEINKEIERLRTEKIEEAEMHMVRSYMMSKIMSEVDGPFARANTLESLIGFGLEWDHYQKLIHTIQSVTPEEILEIAQRYFKEDQTITVIAGQF, encoded by the coding sequence ATGTCTAATTTTAGAACTAAAGCACCATCACATAAGCCTGTTAGTCGTATTGATCTCCCTAATGTAGAGACCAAAAGTCTTAAGAATGGCACGCTTCTTCATAATTTGGTGGCAGGAGAACAAGACCTTATTAAGATTGATGTCATGTTTCATGCAGGCCTCAAGGCGGCAGGCAAACCTCTGCAATCGTCGATGACAGCCAAAATGTTAACCGAAGGGACAACCGATTTCACAGCCCAACAGCTAGCAGAACAACTTGATTACTACGGGGCCTATCTACATATCACTCCTGGCTATGACTATAGTGTATTATCTTTTTTAACTCTTTCAAAACACCTTGAGCCATTACTCCCTTCACTAGAATCGGTCATACACAATCCAATATTTCCACAAAAAGAGTTTGATATATTAAAGACCAAAAGGCTTCACAAATTTGCGGAGGATAGCCAGAAGGTAAGCGTGATGGCACAACGACGCTTTTTCAGAATGTTGATGGGGAAAGATCATCCATATGCTCCTTTCGAGGATATCGATGTTTACAACCATATATCCCGTGAAGATCTAATTTCATTTCATCAAGAAAATTATCGTCCCAATGATCTTAACTTAATTGTTTGTGGTAAAGCAAATGAAGAATCCGTAGATCGTATTGGCTCTCTTTTTGGAAATACCTCATGGGAAAAGACCTCTCTCTCAACGAATCAATCCTCTGCTTTTAATCCAACTTTTGGAACAGAGAAGATAGAGAAAAAAGGAGCATCACAAAATGCTATTGCAATGGGAATTCCTCTTCCAAATAAAATGGGAGATGACTATTTCAAATTGCGCTTTCTAATCACTGCTCTTGGAGGTTATTTTGGTTCTAGGTTGAATATGAATATACGAGAAGATAAAGGTTATACTTATGGTATACGAGCATCTTACCTCTCTTTCCAAGCAGGTGGAGCCATGTTTATTTTTTCTGAGGTTGGTTCTCATGTTTGCACTCCAGCATTAGAAGAGATCAATAAAGAGATCGAACGATTGAGAACTGAAAAGATCGAAGAAGCAGAAATGCATATGGTTCGTTCTTATATGATGAGTAAAATAATGAGTGAAGTGGATGGTCCTTTTGCACGAGCAAATACACTTGAGTCGTTAATTGGATTCGGTTTAGAATGGGATCATTATCAGAAACTCATTCATACCATACAGTCTGTTACACCAGAAGAGATTCTTGAAATAGCACAACGTTACTTTAAAGAGGACCAAACAATTACTGTTATTGCAGGTCAATTTTAA